Proteins encoded together in one Mauremys reevesii isolate NIE-2019 linkage group 11, ASM1616193v1, whole genome shotgun sequence window:
- the CXCR4 gene encoding C-X-C chemokine receptor type 4, whose amino-acid sequence MAHVGDRPDSVDMFSGFTIEFPDNGTDEIGSGRDYGDLEEPCFGHENANFNRIFLPVIYSIIFLTGIIGNGLVIVVMGYQKKLRSMTDKYRLHLSVADLLFVITLPFWSVDAAISWYFGNFLCKTVHVIYTVNLYSSVLILAFISLDRYLAIVHATNSQRPRKLLAEKVVYIGVWLPAMLLTVPDLIFASTSEVDGRYVCDRVYPHDNWLISFRFQHILVGFVLPGLIILTCYCIIISKLSHSKGHQKRKALKTTVILILAFFACWLPYYIGISTDTFILLGVIRHGCSFEMIVHKWISITEAIAFFHCCLNPILYAFLGAKFKTSAQNALTSVSRGSSLKILSKGKRGGHSSVSTESESSSFHSS is encoded by the exons ATGGCGCACGTCGGGGACCGCCCGGACAGCGTGGAT ATGTTTTCTGGGTTCACCATTGAATTTCCTGATAATGGCACTGATGAGATTGGTTCGGGCCGTGACTATGGGGACTTGGAAGAGCCATGCTTTGGGCATGAAAATGCTAATTTCAACCGTATCTTTTTGCCAGTCATCTACTCCATCATCTTCCTGACCGGAATCATTGGCAACGGATTGGTTATCGTTGTCATGGGCTACCAGAAGAAATTAAGAAGCATGACCGACAAATATAGGTTGCACCTTTCAGTGGCTGACCTCCTGTTTGTCATCACTTTGCCATTCTGGTCTGTGGATGCAGCTATAAGCTGGTACTTTGGGAACTTTCTGTGCAAGACAGTCCATGTCATTTACACTGTCAACCTATATAGCAGTGTCCTGATTTTGGCCTTCATAAGTTTAGATCGTTACCTGGCAATAGTCCATGCTACCAATAGCCAGAGACCAAGAAAGCTGTTAGCTGAAAAGGTAGTGTACATAGGCGTATGGCTACCAGCCATGCTTTTGACAGTGCCTGATTTAATCTTTGCCAGTACTAGTGAAGTAGATGGAAGGTATGTATGTGATCGCGTCTACCCTCATGACAACTGGCTGATTTCATTCAGATTTCAGCATATTTTGGTAGGATTTGTGTTGCCTGGTCTAATAATCCTGACTTGTTACTGTATTATAATTTCTAAGCTGTCACACTCCAAGGGTCACCAGAAGCGCAAAGCATTGAAGACTACAGTCATTCTCATCCTTGCCTTTTTTGCCTGCTGGTTGCCTTACTACATTGGCATCAGCACAGACACCTTCATTCTGCTTGGAGTCATCAGGCATGGCTGCAGCTTTGAGATGATAGTACACAAATGGATCTCTATTACAGAAGCCATAGCATTTTTCCACTGTTGCCTGAATCCAATTCTTTATGCCTTCTTGGGTGCCAAATTCAAAACATCAGCACAAAATGCCTTGACATCAGTTAGCAGAGGATCAAGCCTTAAGATCCTTTCCAAAGGCAAACGTGGTGGACATTCTTCTGTTTCTACAGAGTCAGAGTCTTCAAGTTTTCATTCCAGCTAA